The DNA region GGACCGGAACAGGGAACCGCTTTCTTCCTCGctgatggggatgtggttggtGGTCCCGCAATGGATGGCAGCTCGCCAATCCCAATCCATCATGCCCCAACCCCGCGTGAATACTCGTAGCAAGCTGCTGATCGCCACCTTGAAAGAGTCCAAATATCAATTGCCGTTGAGGAAGACCGAGGGACAAGGCGTTGTTTGTGGTCTGTCTTGTTATTTTCAAGCTTCTCGTCGACGCCGGCGTGCTTGGCCTGCGTCCCAGATCCAAGATGCTCGTCAGAATGATCTGGACCAAGAAGCGGGTGGCTGCTCGACCGAACTTGTTCAACGGCGAACCGTTTCCGCAAACCACAAGCATTGCAAGCAAGCATCTCCAtgccccatccatccagtcGGGGCTTGTCCGCTGTGCCTCCCCCCGCGTTCTTGCTCCGATTGACTAAGGTCTCGGCATATCTTGGCGCCCCGTGGCACCCCCCCAGCTTGGCCCTGATGCCCCCTGATGCCCTGATGCTTCCGgtccaccctccccagatTCATTGTAAAAAAGGCGGTCCCAAATCTATCTGCCGAAACCAAGAAAAATGcagatggtcttgtcgttgcTGCCAATCTGCACCAAGGCGGCATCGGTACCGTTTTagccttcccccccttcccccctctagCCCATCAGCTAGGATCTTGTGAAGTTTCTCTTCCCCAGTCTGCGCTAGCTAAGCAGACAACTCCATCGTCCCTCTGGGGTACCCTTGTAAGCTGTCGTTAACAGCTTCACTACCAAGACCGTACCCGAACCGGTTATACTCAGCCGATGCCAGCATCATGGATGTACATAGCAAACCCTTAGTGAGGGTAATAGTCGAGTACTACGTCTACTACgtgcttgctgctggcgtcCCTGGTCTGGATCACACACCAATCCACCCCCAGACACACGGCGCTGCGACGTTCCCAACCAGCTGGCCCACGGCCTGAGGCAAACGGATACCCTTATAAGTACCCTCCACCTGCAGCCTGCCCCCCCTCGTCGGTAGTGTGAAGGGTTTGTCTGTTGTTGTGTTCTCCCCGTTCATCGACTACCTcgacaccaacccaccaacccgcCAGCCCGCACTGTTTACTCCGGTCCTTGGTAACATTCTTCCTGGTGTCAAACGTGCCCCGTTGCAGTCggtcaaaaaaaaaaccaaaaaaaacccccatcaccatggccgacGTGGAAAAGGAAGTCGGTGAGTTGCCCGGTCTGTTTCATCAAGTCGCTCTCAGAATCGCGCTGAGAGCCGCTCACCAAGAGAGCTCAGCGACCCAAATGATGAGAAAACTAACACGTCCTCGCAGCCCAGCAGTCGTTGCAGGAGCGCACGGCAACCTCCAAGGATGGCACCTCTTCCGATGAGCTCGAGTTCGATTAcactgaggaggaggaggccatcgtCCGCCGCAAGATCGACTGGCACACGGTGCCTCTGGTGACGCTCCTCTACATGCTGTGCTTCCTCGACCGCATCAACATCGGCAATGCGCGTATCCAAGGATTGGCCAGGGACCTCGACATGGTGGAAGGCGTCAGGTTCAACTGggccctctccatcttctaCATCATCTACCTGCTCGTCGAGGTGCCcagcaacatcctcctcaaggcCATCGGAGCGCGTTTCTACCTCCCACTTCTCGTCTGCGGCTTCGGCCTCGTCTCGTTGTGCACCGCCTTCGTCAAGGATTTCGCTGGCCTCATGGTCGCCCGTTCGTTCCTGGGTGTCTTTGAGGGTGGTGCCATGCCTGGTatggccttcttcctgagCTGCTTCTACAAGCGCAACGAGCTCCTGTTCCGCATCGGTATTTACGTCTCGGCTGCTTCCATCGCCGGTGCTTTTGGTGGTCTCCTGGCCGCCGCCTTGTCCCAGATCCCCTCGTGGGGAGCCGCGGGCGCCGAGATCCACACGTGGCGcaacatcttcttctttgagGGTCTCATCACCGTCATCATTGGTCTTTTGGCGCCCATTTGGATGCCTACTGATCCGTCGACCGCCTACTTCCTCAACGAACGCGAGCGAAAGATCGCCGCTGAGCGTTTGTTGCGTGAGCACAGGTCTGATCCCGCCAGGAAGGTCACCTGGGCCGATGTCAAGGCTGCTGTTTTCTGCATCCACAACTACACCTGCGCcctggccttcttcctcatcaacatcaccgtCCAGGGTCTCTCGGTGTTCCTGCCAACCATCCTCAACGACCTCGGCTGGACCAACACCCAAGCGCAGCTTTACTCTGTGCCTCCCTACGTGTGCGCCTGCGTGGTTGCCATCGCCGTGGCGTGGCTCAGCGACAAGTCCGGGCAGCGTGGTGTCTGGCTGGGTTCGTTTGCCTGCATCGCCGTGGTTGGCTTCGCCATCCTGCGATGGGTCGAGAACACCAACGTTCGCTACATGGCCGTGTTTTTTGTCACCATCGGTGCTTTCCCGGGCGGCCCTGGTTTCCTTAGTTGGGCGATGAACAGTGAGTCGGATACCCGTTGGTGTCTGCATAAGCCGTCAGCTAACTTTGGTGGATAGATTCTGCGGGGCCTTCGGTTCGGGCTGTTACCAGCGCCTATGTTGTCACGCTTGGAACCATTGGTGGTATCGTCGCAACGTGAGTCATCCTAGGTGGTTTCATCGCTGTCAAATACTAACACGTCGCGCAGTTGGACCTACATCTTCTACGACGGTCCCAAGTATCACACTGGccacaccatcaacctcgtTGGCCAAATCGTCACGGCATGCTGCGCCCTGTTTGGCGTCTTGTACTGTGCGCGGGAGAACAGGGTTCGGGCCGCTGGAAAGCGCGATCACCGTCTGGAGGGTctgaccgaggaggaggccgaggagctgggcaGCAGACACCCTCGTTTCCGCTACTGGACTTGATCGGCGTGAAAAGggcgtttggtggtggagaggattcGATGCGTGTATTTACGGAGATCAGAGAGTTGCGATCCGGGCCTACATAGAGTCGAGGGACTGAGGTTGCTGCTAATACCCATCCCAACGTGCGGTTGCACGCACATACGTCTTTGGGTGACAATATGCTGGCTTTTGGTGAACTATTTGTCTTGTCCTTTTTCCCAGTAGCCAACCACCGTGCCGCAATCTGTTGGGTCTAGAAGGTAGCACAAACGGCCGTGTGGCGCGCACGGGAAGCTCTGCTGGAAAGGGGCGCTGCACGATGCACCCAAGACCTTGGAGAAGCTTATCACGGAGCCTCAGGGCTGGGCATCAGCCGTGGATGGGGAACAAAGGTGGAAAGGGTTGTTGAAATGGGACTGCAACTTGATGGCACTCTCTAACCGCACCATTCAGCATTCTGATTTTCGAAGTACGGATGCTATTCTCGATGGCGGGGGAAATTCGTTCCAATGGAAGCATATGCCGATATTACGTGGTGGGTAGcgggcgagggggaggggaggacgagcCGGCATCCGGCCGTAGGCTTGCTTGTTCGGCGGGTGGTGTGCGTGATGTGCGTGGTGTGGTACTCGATGCGGTGCTCGCCAGAGGCAGGGAATTGAGTTCGGCAGTTTTCTCGAATGCCCCAAAGCAGGGAATGGATGTCGAGCGACAGTCGACAGATCCGGGGAAGCGGAGTAAGGCGATGACCAAGCTTTTGGCTAGCTCTGCAGAATGGGGGGCGGTTTGGTGGAGCAATTCCACGGAATGGAATCCTGGAAATCTGGGGTAATGGCGCTGACAAGGGATGGCGCTGACAAGGGACGGCGATTGGTCaagtgggggagaggggagagggaggaggtgtgaggagaagaagcgaTCAGCATCACTGGCATCATCACACACgaggtgacggtgacggagACAACCAGTAACGGCGAGCTGAAGAGCGGAAGATGGTGCAGATATGCAGATATGCGGTGGCATTCGGGACAAAAAGTTATCTGTGCGTGATTGTCTCATGCATAAGATCGTGCCTTCCAATCTTGAGCATGTCTGGTACAAATACACAAGGCAAGAACTCTCACCCAGTCACCGGACATAACCTGGGATTCATGAACTCGGGGTCTCCGCACCTCCTTTGGTCCTATGTCTGTCACTGTTGCCGTCATCCCAACTTTTGGAACTACCTAGAAAATGGACACCAAATCATCACCCCTTaaccatcatcatgtcgGCCATGCAGAATCCCCAAGCAAACCCCCCAGCGACCCCGAgaaaccaccgccacccaaCGAAGACATCCAACACTTCCGCTCTCAATCCCCAGAATGGCACGCCTCCTTCGAACGAACCCTCGTCCGCAAAATcgacctccgcctcctcccctgccTAATCCTCATGtacctcctcaacttcctcgaccgcgccaacctcgcccaagCCCGCCAGGGAACCTTGGAGGCAGACCTCGGCATGTCAGGCACTGACTTCAACTTCGCCACgtccatcttcttcgtctcctACCTCGTCTTCCAGCTGCCGTCGAACCTCCTCATAACAAGAGTCAGGCCGAGCATTTACCTGACGGGGGCTATGTGCCTCTGGGGGGCCGTCTCTGCTTGCAGCGGTGCGACCAAGAGCTTTGCgcagttggtggtggtgaggatttTGCTGGGTTTTGTCGAGGCGCCGTTTTTCCCGGGGGCCGTGTTCTTGATGAGCAGTTGGTATACGAGGGCTGAattgacgaggaggatgtcgtaCTTTTACTCAGGGAATGCGTTGGCGAACATGTTTGGGGGGCTGATAGGAGCAGCTGTTTTGGGAAAGATGGAGGGTGCTCAGGGGATTgctgggtggaggtggttgtttaTTATCGTAAGTGTTCGCCGGACTGTGTCTCCAACATGGCTGACAGCTGAGTAGGAGGGTGTTGTTACCATCGCGGTTGCTCTGATAGCCATGTGGGTGTTGCCCGACTACCCAAGCACGACGCGCTGGTTGAGTCCACAAGAACGAGAGTACGCTTCATGGAGACTTCTGGCCGACATCAACGAGTCCGACGACCAAAGGGCCAAGACGGTCTGGCAAGGCACCAAGCTCGCATTACTAGACTACCGGCTCTATCTGTTTGTCCTGCTGCAGCATCTCAGCTTGCTGTCGCAGACATTCCAGTATTTCTTCCCCAGTATTGTTGGAACACTAGGCTACGGAAAGATCGAAACGCTTTGGCTGACGGCCCCTGTCTGGTTCGCCACATTTTTGATTTCGGTATGCGTTACCTGGACGTCGGCTCGGACAAAGGATCGATCCCTCCATATTTTTGGTCTGATGCTGGTATCAGCGGTGGGCAACGCGATTGCTACTGGTACGACAGTCACCGGGGCAAGGTTCTTTGCCATGTTTCTGATGCCCATGGGGGCCGTTTCTGCTTGTGAGCACTGCCTGATCTCCCAGAAGGCTGAAGAAATTAACCGAAATGTAAACAGATCAAATCATCCTGTCATGGATTGCCAACTCGTTCCCCCGTCCCATGGTCAAGCGCGGCGCGGCGGTGGCCATCGCTAACATGGTGGGCAATACGGCTAGTATCTACGGCTCGTACATGTACCCTCAAACGGCGGCACCGCAATACACCCCCGGAGGGAGCGCGAACTCGGCTATTTGTTTGCTTGTTGGTCTGTTGGCGATTGTGTTACGGTATCTCCACAAGTGGGAGAACACAAAGCTTGAAAAGGCTGAAAGGCAGAGGGCAGAGAATGCTGAAGCGGGTGCTGTGTCGGATTCCTCTGTGGGGGATGTCAGGGCTGATGGGTTCAGGTATGTTTATTAAGGCCCGtgggtgttgctggttgCGTGAGGATTTATTGGTGGGAATATTGGATATCATGGGGTATCTTACCTAGGCGGGCGGCCCCTGTTAGAATATGGGGAAAATAGATAAGGCAAATAGATAAGGCAATTGGAACAAGAATGAAGTTGATCCAAGGAAGAGTTGTTGTGGCCGAGGGATTCTTGAAAGTCACGCCCATTAAGCGAGACGTGCTGTGTTTTCTAGGCACGTAGACACGGTCCGCCGCGTATTGGGGCGCATACTAAGAAGTATGCCAGGTCGAACCTTTTGAATACACTCAACTCATCTCTGGCAGTTCTCTTTTGGGGTCCAGGATCAGACTGCTACTTGACCACACGCGGATCGGACGAGTATTACCCCCGGTAGTTGGGTGGGCCAAGCTGGTAGTCAGCCTAGCCAGCCGCAAAGACCTAATATCGGGAAGCTGGCGGGAGGAATTTAGGTGCCTTGTTTGCCGCTCGGCTGCTACCGCActttctttcttccttcgactCAACATGTCGGTGTTTCATGTTGTGGGAAGAGGCAGAGACATGACCGTGGGGTGTGGAAGCAGCACACCGGCCAACTGGCGGCGCGATATTTATGCTTCTTTGCGGGGCGACAGATAAGCATAGGGCGAGGATCACAGAGGTGTGATATTTGTATTGATGAGCAAGCTGCatggcgggggcggtgggggtttGTAAGGCAAATGATAAGATATGCCaaggggagatggatgttgcCTAGGTGGGTTGTTGAATGTTTTTTTGGGTGTTCGAGAATCAGGCACTGACTTTTCGCGATCAAGGAACGGGTTTGACTCACAACAAGCAACAAGCATATGACATCATTCGACCCCGCGATTGTACGTGTATCCTATTTTCAATTTCACTGCCGATACTTAAACCGGAGAATAAATAAAAATTTGATGGGGCCCCCATGTTGCAACATGATAGCGCTTCCGACGTTTGTGGTCAAGAAATAGCTTCCTCCCATGAGATCTCAGAGGTCGGGTCTTGGCAGTTGGCGGCGCTTGTAAGTGGTGGATTTCTGGCATCTGATTGGCCAACTGCCCGTATCCGTTGACCAATCCGGAAGGAAGGACCAGGAGGTTCAATTCTTTGCAGCCACGAATCGATGACATCCCGCTGCAATTCGTCAGAGTCGAGTCAATTAAGCGGATTTTATCGTTCTTGTGATTTTGGGGGTGTCATGTCATCTCCTGTTAAGTATCGAGGCATTAATCACATCTGATCGTCATTTTGTTTTTCAGTACCTACCAACATCTCAAAACCAGGCCAGGCCCCGAGTTAGGTGCTTCTGAGAAattcttcttttctccttttGGCAAAAGTCTTTCAGATGCAGTAATGTCGACTCTACGATGCATGCGGGACACACTCTGGCCATTGCCATGTGGGCCATGACGGCGCTGTCTCTTGGACTCGTCGGCCTACGTCTGTACACCCGCATACGAATCGTTCGCTTTGTCGGCATCGAGGACCACATGTACGCATGGACCGGAATATTCATGCTGGTGTTTGCTGCGTGTATTCAAGTCGCTGTTCATTTTGGGTTGGGACGCAGCTTCTGGACTCTTTCTCCGGACGAGTCATCGAGGGCCATCTTCTGGACCTATGTTGCCAACAGCTTCGCCATCTCGGGAAACGCACTCGCCAAGCTCTGCATGGGATTTTTCTTATTACGGGTTGTGCAGCTGAAGTGGCAGAAACTTGCGCTCTGGTTTCTGATTGTTGTTACTGTCGGCACATCGGTAAcactggtggtgatgctgtggAACCAGACGACGCCAAGGAAAGCAAGTTGGGATGTGCTGAGGACGCCTGGAGAGTGGAATATCCAGATTCAACCCATGagtgttgggttgggtggtatGTTGGACCGTCTCTGTATGGATATGACGACGTACTAACTCCGAGGCAGGTTGGTCAAGCGCCTGTGATTTCTTCTTCGCCATCTTCCCTTGGCTCTTCATCATGTCCTTGAAGATGCCGCGTCGGGAAAAGTTCCTTTTGGCCAGTGGCATGAGCCTGGGTGTGATGTAAGCAAAGATACAATCAAGTTGGCCGACATGAGCTAACGACTCGCAGTGCTGgtgcttgtggtgttgtCAGAACCGTGGTGCTATCCCGGTTAAAAATCGATGACTTTACCTGTGGGCGGCCTTTTTCCTGGTTGTTCAACCTGATCGGGAGCTGACATTTGGCCAGTAAACTTTGCCCCTTATTTCATCTGGGCCGGCGCAGAGATCACTGTCGCCTTGGTGTGCCTGGGCATCCCAACCCTGCGACCCCTCTACCTGAAGCAACGAGGCATCAGCACCATCGGTTACggcaaccaccatcacactGAGCAGAGCGACCCCGAACTACCGCGCTTCACCATGGTCGATCAAAAGAAGAGGCCCGACCCATCTCCGGATCCATCCCACAACGGCTTTGAAACCCCCGACCCCCGAAACCTACACCTCTCTCATATCACATTGGAGTCGCTGGCATCGCCCCAACGACAGGAAttcgcccagcagcaacaaaccaCACCCAGCCTGACACCACATAACACAGTAGAAACCCAAGGCCACCTCCGAGACTCTTCCTCAACAGGCTCATCCCATACAATGGTAGACTCCACACTGGCCAGCCCTGAACTTgaacaacaccccctttcTTACCCCCACATCTATTCGAGAACGGCGGCAGCCATAGCACGACCACCAAACGCACATATCAAGGACCAACACAAAAGAGACCACAGCGGCGACACTGGTGATAGCATCACTGTCGATGACATTCTGGGTTTCTACGACATCGAGGAGAAAAGCCAGAGCAAAACCAAACTTCCAAATTACGACCAGACACAGCCACAACCACTTGGACCGCCACTCCACCAATCGGCGAGTATCAAGCGAAAAGAGCACCGGATTACACAAGTAGATTTCCTTTTAAAGAATACAAGAATGGGAGGCGGCAACGCCGAGGAGAGGCGTATCATTCGGCCGCAACAGAATATGAATAGAccttgggatggggagggttggcCATTGAGAAACTGACTGAGCATGATGATATGATGGTTGTTGGACTTTGGACATTTTTTTTACTTCTCTTTGCGATACCCCTTTTTGCAGATTATTTTTTCTCATATGAGCTGGAATCTATTGGAATGGTGGAAATGAAGAACTGTCTTTCTAATACTCTCTGTTGCTGCTCAGTTTACTCATGGCTCAGCAGCTCCTCAATAATACTTTCAATCTGCCCCAGGGAATCCGCCTTGACATTCTCCTCTTCAATCTCTTTCACTCTCTGTCTGTACTTTtcatcccccaacaccgTGTCAATACCCTCCTTGACTTGCTCCACCGACGGGTTGGACACCCCCAAATTaaccgccacccccgccctcgccgcccgctGGCAAACGTCCCCCTTGTCGGCGATCAACCCCGCCAGCACCATCGGCACCCCGTTCATGATCCCGTGCATGAACCCGCCATAACCAGCGTTGGAGACAAAGACATCTGCATGGGGAAGGATGGCCTCATAAGGGAAGTAATCCACCATTCTGACATTCCTGGGTGTTTCCTCTTCTGGTAGGGGATTCGgctcccctttttctcccagGGTAGCAACCACCAAGACATCCTCCCTGTCAGCCATTGCCTGAATGACCGGGATCATCAGCTCGTGGTAGGCGCGGTGGATGGTACCCTGGGTGACGAAGACGACCTTTTTCTTTGCCGGGTCCGAGTCGGAAAGGGCGCTGTTGAGCGTGAGTTCCTCCCACCAAGGGGGGTATACGAGGTTCTTGTCCAGCGCCCTGACGGGCAACCCACCGACAAGACGGAATTTTTTGGGGTCCTTGGTCACGTTTGGGTATTCGAgcgaggcggtggtggccatGACGGTGACGTCCCCGCCGGTCATGGCCACATCAAGCGGCAGGTCGGTGAACCTTTTGGTGGACCCCAGCTCTTGGAGTTTTTGATCGTAGTGCTCAATCAGTGGCTTCCACATTGTCTTGCCTCCTGCGTGCATGGTCTTCCAGACTGCCTTGTTTTCAGGGGTGGGGTCGTACTTCAGACCAAGACCAAAGGGAGGAAAATCGGGGTCGGAGCTGGTGTAGATGCTCGTGTGCCAGTTTATGGtcttggggagggaggtgtaaCCCTTGGGTAAGGGGCAGCCGTATTGATACGGCAGCAAACCCTGAGACAACGCCTCGTGGACGAACAGAATCTTCCGTGGCTCAGGATGAGCGACGCGGATGTCCTCGAGTGTTTTCCTCAGAACGTGATACGACGGAACGATGGACTCCCCAAACACGGCTTTCATTCCTTCGAAAAAGGCCTCGCCTTCAGTGGAGCCTTCTTGGACTTTGGGGACGTCGTACTCGAAGGGGTTTTTGATGTATTTTGCGCCGGTGCTCTCgatgaggggttggaagCGGGGCCCGGCGATGAAGTAGATGTCTTTGTAGCCGCGGTTGAAGTGGAGGTGCTTTGCTATCTGGGCCGCGCCGGCGGTATGGCCTGAGGCGTTCAGGGTCATGAAGAGAAGGACGGGTTTCTCAGGGGaggtgagaggggggtggccGTTGGGGCTGGTGAGATCTCGGGCGTCTCCCATGTTGGTGGTTTGATCAAGCAAGATGTAGCGTGTTTGAGTTGAGAGCAGGGAGTGAATGGCGAGATGGGAAGAAGTGGATTGAACCCGGAGGCGACACCAAAGAGGATTTATACCCATTGGGTTACCTCTACATATCCCCAGATATACATCCTGAACAGGGAGGGGATCAACTTCCAACAACAGTGATCGGACAAAGGCTACCAATGAGAGCCGCCAGGAAAGACCCTCCGGGTAGCTCGCCGTTGCAATCTTGCAACCAACACGATCCGTTGCGCTGACAAACGCTACAAATTGTGTTGTAACGTGGATCGAGCTTTGCTCTGGGATCAGCGGAATATCCCGCAGCATTGCAACGACAAAGGAGGCGACCACGCTGGGCACATACAGCCCTGTTGGGTTCGCGCACGGGCATGGCATGATTGCCAAGCCGGAACAGGAACCATAGTAGTGATGAGACCCAAGTTGACATGTCAGAAAGATGGTGAATGAGCCTCTGcaagctcctcaaggccTGCCTCGCCTTCTACATTGGATGTCCATCGAGCCTCGTAATGTTTGTTTACCTACATTTGCGGCACCTCTTTCCTCACCAGGACATGATAGTCCGCCGCCCGCGGCGGAGTTCATAGGTATACTTAGCTCCGATATATAACTGTGGCACAGCATCTTTTATCATCTTCGCATCATGAGCTGCCAGGGAACATGTGTCAGTGTGAGCTCCGGGATCTGCCTGGCTGGCTTAACCCCGAGCCTCGCAAACTGGCAACCTCAATGTGCGGTGCGGGATGACAGGACTCCGAAGTCCGAATGGGAACAAGAGTCTTCATGTGTACCACGCCCGCGCGGTTGCGTAAAATGGGAAGAATGGCGAAAGACGGTGAGACTGCATGGAATCTACAGAGTTACTTTGAGATGCACAGGGTTTTACCGAGTTGCCAACCCGTGGCATCCGAGGGTGGGCTGGTAGCCGAGAATCGTAAGCGTGGAATCTGTTGTATAACCAGGAGCCAGAGCTGTCATGATATCGTGAGCATGTGAAATGATGCTTATTGATAGCTGTGGGATGTCGCAAAACCACAAGATCTCGAGCGGTCGTTAAACGTGTGGGACGGTGTTCAACGGTGCGGCGTTAAGCCTCGGGAAGGTGGGGGCGTTTAATTGGGTAAGTGGAGCTATGTTGCTTGTTAAgccacaccccacccaagccACTGAGGAAACTCGCGCCAAGCAGTCAATTAAGGAAAGACGCGTCGACCGCGTTCTCCCGCGCCGCAGCCTtgaacatcaccaactctAGCAATTGAACCATCGCAGTCCAGACCAACTCTCTCAACTCGCGACATTTCACTACGACGACCTGTACAGAAAGTCTTGCCCGAAAAGACTCTCAAAATGTCCGACTTCGAAGATGAGATGGACATTGATGTCCCCGTCTCCAAAGACGTCACCTTTTCCTCCAGCAATGCAGCCAAGGGCAAGCGCAGTGCCGCCAATCTCCCAGTCGAAGCCGAAGACAGCCTTCCATGGTACGTGAATTGTCTCTTCTTATACTCTATTCGGTCTGTTTCAGAGCTCTGACAAGATCAAAACAGGGTCGAAAAGTATCGTCCAGTCTCCCTCGACGACGTCTCTGGCCACCAAGACATCCTCGCTACCATCAACAAGTTCGTCGACTCGAACCGCCTTCCACATCTCCTTCTTTATGGTCCACCCGGCACCGGAAAAacatccaccatcctcgccctgGCCCGACGAATCTACGGTGCCGAGAACATGCGCCAGATGGTCCTCGAGCTCAACGCCTCCGACGACAGAGGTATCGATGTGGTCCGCGAGCAGATCAAGACCTTTGCCTCAACGAAACAGATCTTTAGTCTTGGAGCATCGACCTCCAAGACAGGACTTGCCGGTTTCAAGCTGATCATTCTTGACGAGGCCGACGCCATGACGAGCACAGCCCAGATGGCGCTGAGACGAATCATGGAGAAGTACACTGTCAACACCCGGTTCTGCATTATTGCCAACTACTCCCACAAGCTTAGCCCGGCGCTGCTGTCTCGGTGTACAAGATTTCGGTTCAGTCCCTTGAAGGAGCGGGACATCAGGGTGCTGGTAGACAAGGTTATCGACGAGGAGCACATCAAGATCAAGCCTGAAGCGGCCGACGCGCTAGTGAAGCTCAGCAAAGGTGATATGAGACGAGCGCTGAACGTGTTGCAGGCTTGCCATGCGTCAAGTATGTTCCCTTTTCTCTCCGCCCTTCAGTCTTTCCTTGTTACTAACAGATGCTGCTAAGGtacacccctcccaccaaaaGACGCCCCCAAAATCCCCGAAGACCAAATCGTCCGCGAAACCATCACGGTCGACACAATCTACATGTGCGTCGCCGCGCCACCACCGGAtgtcatcaagaagatcatGAACACGCTGCTCAGCACGAGCGATGTGACGGCCTGCTTGGCGGCCGTCAACAGCGTCAAGGTCACACAAgggttggcgttggcggATATCATCACTGCGTTGTCggaggagctggtcaagTTGGAGGTAAAGCCAGAAGTTATGATCACCTGGCTTGACCTACTTGCCCAGGTGGAGCATCGGGTAGCAGGCGGCGCCTCGGAGGTCATACAGACTGGGGCTGTCGTTGGGGCAGTAAGGAATGGAGTAGAGTTGATGGGTTGATGACACCAGCGCGGACGCTGTAGGATTAATATATGCATTGGCAGGCGTTATGGGCAATCGCCCGAAGGAGTAGTCACCACCATAACTGTTGCTTTTTGGTGTCATATCATTTGTTTCATTTGCAT from Podospora pseudocomata strain CBS 415.72m chromosome 3, whole genome shotgun sequence includes:
- a CDS encoding hypothetical protein (EggNog:ENOG503NXUF; COG:G) — its product is MADVEKEVAQQSLQERTATSKDGTSSDELEFDYTEEEEAIVRRKIDWHTVPLVTLLYMLCFLDRINIGNARIQGLARDLDMVEGVRFNWALSIFYIIYLLVEVPSNILLKAIGARFYLPLLVCGFGLVSLCTAFVKDFAGLMVARSFLGVFEGGAMPGMAFFLSCFYKRNELLFRIGIYVSAASIAGAFGGLLAAALSQIPSWGAAGAEIHTWRNIFFFEGLITVIIGLLAPIWMPTDPSTAYFLNERERKIAAERLLREHRSDPARKVTWADVKAAVFCIHNYTCALAFFLINITVQGLSVFLPTILNDLGWTNTQAQLYSVPPYVCACVVAIAVAWLSDKSGQRGVWLGSFACIAVVGFAILRWVENTNVRYMAVFFVTIGAFPGGPGFLSWAMNNSAGPSVRAVTSAYVVTLGTIGGIVATWTYIFYDGPKYHTGHTINLVGQIVTACCALFGVLYCARENRVRAAGKRDHRLEGLTEEEAEELGSRHPRFRYWT
- a CDS encoding hypothetical protein (EggNog:ENOG503NU7U; COG:G), producing the protein MDTKSSPLNHHHVGHAESPSKPPSDPEKPPPPNEDIQHFRSQSPEWHASFERTLVRKIDLRLLPCLILMYLLNFLDRANLAQARQGTLEADLGMSGTDFNFATSIFFVSYLVFQLPSNLLITRVRPSIYLTGAMCLWGAVSACSGATKSFAQLVVVRILLGFVEAPFFPGAVFLMSSWYTRAELTRRMSYFYSGNALANMFGGLIGAAVLGKMEGAQGIAGWRWLFIIEGVVTIAVALIAMWVLPDYPSTTRWLSPQEREYASWRLLADINESDDQRAKTVWQGTKLALLDYRLYLFVLLQHLSLLSQTFQYFFPSIVGTLGYGKIETLWLTAPVWFATFLISVCVTWTSARTKDRSLHIFGLMLVSAVGNAIATGTTVTGARFFAMFLMPMGAVSAYQIILSWIANSFPRPMVKRGAAVAIANMVGNTASIYGSYMYPQTAAPQYTPGGSANSAICLLVGLLAIVLRYLHKWENTKLEKAERQRAENAEAGAVSDSSVGDVRADGFRYVY
- a CDS encoding hypothetical protein (EggNog:ENOG503PBE5) gives rise to the protein MHAGHTLAIAMWAMTALSLGLVGLRLYTRIRIVRFVGIEDHMYAWTGIFMLVFAACIQVAVHFGLGRSFWTLSPDESSRAIFWTYVANSFAISGNALAKLCMGFFLLRVVQLKWQKLALWFLIVVTVGTSVTLVVMLWNQTTPRKASWDVLRTPGEWNIQIQPMSVGLGGWSSACDFFFAIFPWLFIMSLKMPRREKFLLASGMSLGVM
- a CDS encoding hypothetical protein (EggNog:ENOG503NUBC; COG:H; CAZy:GT1), which codes for MVPVPAWQSCHARLYVPSVVASFVVAMLRDIPLIPEQSSIHVTTQFVAFVSATDRVGCKIATASYPEGLSWRLSLVAFVRSLLLEVDPLPVQDVYLGICRGNPMGINPLWCRLRVQSTSSHLAIHSLLSTQTRYILLDQTTNMGDARDLTSPNGHPPLTSPEKPVLLFMTLNASGHTAGAAQIAKHLHFNRGYKDIYFIAGPRFQPLIESTGAKYIKNPFEYDVPKVQEGSTEGEAFFEGMKAVFGESIVPSYHVLRKTLEDIRVAHPEPRKILFVHEALSQGLLPYQYGCPLPKGYTSLPKTINWHTSIYTSSDPDFPPFGLGLKYDPTPENKAVWKTMHAGGKTMWKPLIEHYDQKLQELGSTKRFTDLPLDVAMTGGDVTVMATTASLEYPNVTKDPKKFRLVGGLPVRALDKNLVYPPWWEELTLNSALSDSDPAKKKVVFVTQGTIHRAYHELMIPVIQAMADREDVLVVATLGEKGEPNPLPEEETPRNVRMVDYFPYEAILPHADVFVSNAGYGGFMHGIMNGVPMVLAGLIADKGDVCQRAARAGVAVNLGVSNPSVEQVKEGIDTVLGDEKYRQRVKEIEEENVKADSLGQIESIIEELLSHE
- the RFC3 gene encoding Subunit of heteropentameric Replication factor C (RF-C) (COG:L; EggNog:ENOG503NUV3) yields the protein MSDFEDEMDIDVPVSKDVTFSSSNAAKGKRSAANLPVEAEDSLPWVEKYRPVSLDDVSGHQDILATINKFVDSNRLPHLLLYGPPGTGKTSTILALARRIYGAENMRQMVLELNASDDRGIDVVREQIKTFASTKQIFSLGASTSKTGLAGFKLIILDEADAMTSTAQMALRRIMEKYTVNTRFCIIANYSHKLSPALLSRCTRFRFSPLKERDIRVLVDKVIDEEHIKIKPEAADALVKLSKGDMRRALNVLQACHASSTPLPPKDAPKIPEDQIVRETITVDTIYMCVAAPPPDVIKKIMNTLLSTSDVTACLAAVNSVKVTQGLALADIITALSEELVKLEVKPEVMITWLDLLAQVEHRVAGGASEVIQTGAVVGAVRNGVELMG